The Ipomoea triloba cultivar NCNSP0323 chromosome 13, ASM357664v1 genomic interval TGGAGCAGAAGGATGTGGAAATCATTGCTGCTTTTAATAAACAGAGGGCCCCAGGAAGACGAGCTGACCACATTTTCAAGACTTCCATTTCGTGGAAGCAACCGCAGATTGGGTGGATGAAACTAAATGTCAACGGAAGTTGCTCTTTGGATAACAATGTAGCAGGGTGCAGGGGTGTCCTACGGGATTATACTGGATATTGGAAGTGTGATTTTACGTATAACACTGGCCGCTGCTCGATTAGTGATTAGGGAGGCGGAAGCCTAGGGTGTTCTTCAGGGTTTGCGCTTAGCTTCCCGTTTGGGCATCCAAAATCTCGTGGTTGAAAGCGACTGTAACAATACGGTTTCCCTTTTGCGAAATCCAGCAGATACGTGAGGCCACTTTAACAATATCATACAACGGTGTATGGGCAAGTCGAGAGGTTTTAGCCATGTTGAGTTCAACCATGTTTACAGGGAACAGAATCGACCCGTGGATGCATTAGCGAAATTAGCTCTCTGTCACCATAGTGGTCTCCTTATCTACAATAATACTCCACATGGTATGAAGGAAGTGATTTTCGACGACCAGATGGGAGTTAGTTTCAACCGGAGAATCCACAGTAGTTGGGTGGATGAAAATCACATGTGATTTGTCTTGTTGGGTGTTCCCCTCCtctttttatcaaaaaaaatatatatatatttatcccTCTTAAATTTTCCTCACAATATTCAGTTCCTTACGTGtcactatttaatttttttatttgattaataagtaaatTCCTTATTTAACTTATAGTTTGGTCAACCAATTTGTAGGTAGCTAATGAATATAAATGCTTTAATTATCACATAAGGATATGAATATTAAGATtggaaaaataacattatttcaAAAACACAtggaataaaatgaaaatagttGTAACAGAACTCCATTATCATTTTGATAATACTCATGCTACAATTTTTCAattgtattaaattaatatttatttatgataggttattattttatttaattttttatttaattgttgtGTAGATTCTTTTGggttttgtttaaaaataattttttgggaTTATTGTTTAACTATTTGATTAAGTTGAATATCTAAAATGAGTGTTTTAGAAACATGTAATTtcagattttgatgataccaaataaattagaaaatttagGTCTCCAAATTTTTCAAGAGATGACATTTcttaaaattgaataacattGGAAGTCGAAGATCAAAGTGATGATATcctaatagtcgatggaccaaatCGGCTATTACTATAATTTGCTACAAACTTAAATACCTAACAAGACAAACTCGTGCCATAACTAAACAAGGTTAACTAATACTTTGTTGCGTTTATTTTaaaactctaatatttaataagTTCAAGTTCgcttgaatttattatttttgcaaAATGTGATCAAGTTTATTCACAGCCAAGTCCCCCACCCTGCCCTGCCCCATGCCCCCAGCTCTAGACTTGATCCCACGAACATAGCGTTTGGTAAATAGTTTTATGATCAATTTTTTGAACCAAAAAAATGTTACatgttggttttatctcccaCGAAATGGTCGAATAGCAGGCTAACACCACCGGAAAATTGATTAAGCACTATCGGGAAACTAGAGTATCTTTTCAGTCCTCttttgtattatgaattgcCTTTGAGTACAATGAATTGCTTATCTCTCTCTCGAGACTTggaacccctatttatacaagctagggGAATTTCTCCCTtaggaaacttctaaactactttaggaactctttccttattacattttaggcactttcctaatatatctcGTCCTTCCTTCCATATTCCTGCCTTCTGCCGCCCGACTCATTTTAGGAAACCTCTTTAACCGCCTCTCTTTCACCATCCTTCCAGCGTCGCCTTTCCTGCCTCGGCCAGCACCTAGGTCGGCCTGGGCCGACTCATCCTTTCCTTCTTCCCTTCCTCCATAGTAATTAGTTTTTTCAATAGCAATGTTCAATCACGTACTCTCAATCTAAGATCTTCAGTTGTCTTGTCACCTTCTTAATGATCCTTCGCCCGACCGACTGATCGTCGGCCGACTAATACCGCGCTATCATGGTTTCTTCCGAGCCTTCTTCCCCTTCTTATCGGTCGCCCCTTTCATCCACGCCGAGCCTCCAATACCGAGCCTTAGTCTATCCCCCATCATTACAAAATCTATTTGGATCAATGTTTCATTGTGACTTTCGGAGAACAATTATTGAGTTTCTTTAATCCcccacttctttttttttttcttttttctttttttttttttaatccaaaggTTGCTTcccccattttttttaaaaaacaaatttcatACGAACccacatatttttaatttcttttaaattttaatttgtttatttgacGAAAAGTAGTAAAAAGAAATCTTTTATATGttctttaatttctattttatttattaaatctactactaatagctaatttatcaaatatttttcagcaaACAATAAATACTATCCTTTAATCAAACCAGCTAACATAATAAGAGAACAACTAACAAAATCTACTAACCGTTAATTGTCGACATGGTCACTATAACTCGTAGCAGGTGGAGCAAGTAAccaagaattttttattttttttatttttttaatatgcaaAAATACtgcaatattttaatgtatacaTTCACACACTTTCACATGAAGAGTATAGTTTTGTGACACAATTTTATTCCCTTGTTCAAAACAGGAAGAAAAAGAAGGTAAAGAGGCGTTACAAAGAAGGGTTtgcaaaagaagaaaacaagacAGGAAACTGCCCATTCCCCATCTTTTTCCCTccaaccaataataataataataataataataataataataataataagtaaaataataaaataataataatgacaacaataataataataataataataataataataataataatatacatcagTCATATTTTACCTTCTATTTACtaataattggtaaaaaaaactttttttttattattttctttagtatttaaattattttttaaatttattttttttgtatttaatagtaattttaatgtatcttaaatatataaagtttatctaataatattaaccttaatattataaaaaattgaattaaaaatgagatggagagaataataaaaataataatatactaaattATATAAGAGTCAATGTTGGTAAAGTTATAattggaatattttttttagtactactgacatTGTTACAATacgtatctattcataactacttacCACCccctaaggctcgaacccacaaccCCATGTGGGAGAGCAAGTttgtgctactagaccacaaagtccttAGCTTATAATtggaatataaattatattggtGTAGTCATGTGCATTGATAACTtgcacatttttatttattcattgcacaatgataagaaatttctatgttttcaaaaaaaaaaaaaaaattctatagttaccatatttaatttttaaatttttcatttatgtacaaactttagtaacggaatattccgtaaagagttaattttatttttggttctagatttataggtgtcaatctatttttagtccttttttttttttttcaaaacatcatcttttggtcctagtattattgttggATAACCATTATTGgtccttcatcaacaaaatgtGCTTATTATTGCAAGTAGTGTAGCAGTAGTAGTAAAATGAgggagaaaataaataaataaatattttatatataaagaaaatgatGTTCAAAAGTGAGATACTTCGACTGCGGGAAAAAAATCATGAatattagatatataattttttttaaatttttattttacataattagggtgcgtttgaaaaccaagaaaatgaattctgaaaaatgttttttagaaaatgagtcatttttttaaaaaaatagttttattttgagTGTTGGGTtgcatttaaaattaaacattttaattattttatttagaacacaaaaatatttataataatattaaatttaattttatttattaaaattaaaaaaaaaaacatcactgATTTCcggcaaaaattaataaacaaaacacttccaaacactgaaaatctgaaaaataattttcattttttgggTTTACAAATACAAACACACCCATAATCACTTGACGAAAAGATTTTTAGTCTAGAATTGAAatatttggaaaatgattttatgCTAGAAATAAACTGTGGATGAGGTAAAAGAGAAAAGTGGGATGGACAAACAGCTACAAGTAGAAAAACCAAAACCCATAAATagtaaaaaaggaaataaaataaaagaaaaaaatacaaattagtacatttttctctcatttttcttttttccttttcctttacTTCTTTCCAATTCGTACCTTTTTGTCTGTATTTGAATACCcttttatttaattcattttattactattattcattgcatatttaattattattattatataataattattatatttaataaaatacagATGTAATGTTTATATCATTCATTTTCTctacttttttaaaaagagaGTGATGGAGGTCTTCATGCTTGCCAACCTAATTTCACTTTCCCcaactacaatttctttctataatttttattttttagttttttttttcctctttttaaACCGGACTCCAACCATTTTCTTaaccaaaatacataatttctttgctttcaataattaataattacggacctaatatttaataatttcttttccctcattattattttaccaagtataatttattatttatttgtttatttttattataataattattatttaattaaggatTCGAAACAACCAAAGTTAGGAACTCAAATTAGATTTTACTCTccaaactccaattttattttttttgtcacattttctCATCACCTCCAaaacccaaaaaagaaaaaaatcaaatctttttcTCTCTATAATTTGGgaaaatttctaaatatttgagaaaaatttttcttgaatttcTCCGTTAGTTTTTTCTTTCATATTCTCAAAGGGAAtaagaaaagaagaatgaaaGGCCTCAGCTTTGCTCCTATTTGATTCTACTGTACTTGTTCTTGAGCACTGGGGGGCAAGGCTTCAATTacagtaaattttatttttgattttttttttttttttttttgcatatttttaAAGAAGTCTGGGCTGATTTTTGGAGTTTGAAGTTGAGAAAGAAGTATGGGGTTTTGAAGAAAAGCAGAGAGGAAAATcgtgtaatttaaatttttgaaaaaaataaaaataaaaattttcttgtttttgggAGCTATGGAGGGAAGGGAGGGCTTGAGTAGTAGTGGTGTTACTGTGGTGGGATCAGATGCTCCCTCAAACTACCATGTGGCTCCAAGGACCACTGAGAATCCAAGCCAACAAGTTGCCGGATCGGCGGCGCCGGCGGTGGTAGTCTCACCTCCGCCGGGCATGGCGGCGGCCGGAGCAGACGCCACCGCcgggaagaagaagaggggaAGGCCAAGAAAATACGGCCCGGATGGGGCGGTGACCATGGCTCTGTCACCGAAGCCGATTTCTTCGGCGGCGCCGCCTCCGGTGATAGATTTCTCCGCCGAGAAACGGGGGAAAGTACGGCCGGCGGGGTCAGTGAGCAAGCATAAAGTGGATTTGGACCCCTCAGGTGAAGAAGCAAATATTTCCCTTCCCATCTCCAATTgtgtgtatttatatttatatttaaataaagttGAAATCTTTGGAGTTTGGTTGCATGAAATGGTTAATTTGGTGTGATGAAATGGTTAATTTTAGTGTGTTTGGTGAAGCTTTGAATTGAAGTGTGTGGTGATAGAGATTTTTGTAGGGGTGGGACCTCTGAATAGATGCCTCAACTATGATCTTGATGTGTATGGGTAGTATAGTAGTAGCTCTGAAAGTCAGTCAGGTGGAATGAGGAATCTTAAAGATTTCATAGCTGGCATTTTCACACGCTTCTTACCCTTTTTGTTTGAGCATAACTGTGGATTTGGCTTTCTCGGGTTACCTCGTATAGTCGATTCTTCACACTATGCATAACTAATGCCTATTAGGAAATGGTAGATTTCGATTCCCTTCCTTGCCTGACATACTCTTCATTCAGAAAGGCGTTTTGACAGGCAATGTGGCTAAACTTTCTGCGATGCTTTATACCAAACCTGTCTTGGATCTGTTAGCCCGAATATGTCTTGTGTCTGTCCAATTGAAGCCAAGTGTCTATGTGTTCTTGGCATTTTGTTGGCAAAAATAGTTTAGAAACTAAGAAACCTCCCAGGAAAGCATTTGTTGTTTTGTTGTCCTTTTTTCTtacctttttttctttctttttttttccctttccgGGCAAGGATTAATGTTAAAGTTTGAAGCTTTTCCGCTTGAGGAGGAACGAGGTAGACCTAACTTTTTGAATATATTCGCTAGAAGAGGCTGGAGAGGAAACGTGTCTTCCTTGGTCATTGCATCGATTCACTCTGTCAACTGAAATTTCGAGTTCGAATGTCTTGTAAAGTGAAAAAATCGTGGTGTTTCTTGataatttatatgatttttttttttttctattttgtcCCGTTTTCACACTTGGAAGTCGCTTGTGCTGTACTAACTGGTGtatacaatattatattgattGCTGTACTGATCGTTTCGTGCTCGACTGTTACTAATGCTCGATGTTTCTCTTGATCTCTAGGTGAATGGGTATCTTGCTCTGTTGGAGCTAACTTTACGCCCCATATCATCACTGTCAATGCTGGAGAGGTAAAAAGTTTTATGAGAACAgataaaaggagaattaattttaCTGATATGAGGACTGAGAacataaaagtacattatcATTTTCTAGATTATGATAAATAGATCCTCTTGTTGTTATTATATGTAATTTTCGTCTTTCCCCGCTTTGCCTCGGATGCTAGTTTTGTATGGTGGGAATGTGATGTAAAGCTGTTCGGGTTCAGTGAAATTATTTCATAAGCTGTGTTTATCTAAAGAAATTGTGTTTGGAGGCAGTTTATTAGTGGTGCCACGCATTTGCTAACtgttttattgcttttaatTTAGGATGTTACCATGAAGGTCATATCGTTCTCTCAACAAGGGCCCCGCGCAATCTGTATTCTCTCAGCTAATGGAGTAATTTCGAGCGTTACTCTTCGTCAACCTGATTCCTCTGGCGGAACGCTTACTTATGAGGTACTGCAACcggttatttattattattattattattattattattattatttttcaattagttAACCCGTGTTTCATATTGTCTATCATGTTGTATGAACCATTACGGTTGCATCATTCTGATAATATTTACCGTAATGCATTGTTCCGATTCTGTACTTTTTTCTTTACATATGTATTCATAAACTACTTTTTTTATCCTAAATTTTGTCTAAAACAATTATGATATTCATAGTTCAGTTCTTTTCACTTTCTGGTGGGTTGAGTATCGGGAAaataacacaaaataaaaaaaaaaacaaaacaaaaaaagaagaagagttaATGATAAACCGGGTGAATATATTGATGGGCAACCCAATAGTGGATGAGTGACTCTTGTGAGACCGTCTCCGAGTCGGGTCAATATGTGGAtctaatacttatattgaaaaatataatactaatcatgaataaagtaCTTGTTACTTcaggaaagtgtaatacttttgaggaaaaatgtaatatttttaagtcaaaatgtaaaagtattacatttttcttcaaaagtattacacttcccattataagtaacaaacactttattatttagtattacatttttcatcttgattcgacctgtctcacgggtcttttttacacaagtttttgccatagtTGATAAgtttttacataaaaaattatatatgttttataattGTGACATAGTTCTAACGGAAAGTAGGATCTGAGTGGAACAATTTCTATAAGTACTTGTCTATATCTATATAGTATTATAGTGGATGTTTGACATGGCGAAATGCTctgtatataaataaaaataatttaaataaattgcaaacgagcaattataatatatgaatGCTATTTaatctaaatgaaaaaaatgtaacTAAGAAGTTAAAAATACATATGAATTAAGAtgtaaatatttgattaataagaataataataatcataaatgatatataaaatagtaataataataataataaattaataagaataataataataataataataataataaatgatatatatttttgtttgagaaatgcttttattcaaaattaagtTTCAAAAATAAGATATCATATTTCTGTTTGGAAACCGATGCTGGACTCGAactatttgtaatatttaatttaattaatactaataatcgATGCTGCTCTAGTCTTGACAGATTCAGGATTATactagtttatatatatttataattttatattattgccGCTCTTTTATTTCTTATGTTTCGTTGTTTCCACTGATATTCATCCATCTCTACTTTCATTCTCTAGGGCCGTTTTGAGATACTGTCGTTGACGGGATCATTTATGCCCTCCGAGTCTGGAGGAATACGCAACAGATCTGGTGGTATGAGCGTCTCCTTAGCCAGCCCCGATGGGCGGGTTGTAGGCGGTGGTGTTGCTGGTCTGTTAGTAGCTGCTGGCCCTGTCCAGGTAATTTACTATGttaagcataatatatatatatatatatatatatatatataaataataaatgtggaGTCTCACTGTCAGCTTAGACTTTAGTTAGGGAAAAATGAACTAAAATTAATGTTAGTTGATTTTCTAGTATGTGATTATATAGTCACAAAAATTGGAGTGTTTACACTGGATGTTATTGTTTTGTGCGAATCCATCAGATTGTGGTAGGCAGCTTCCTCGCTGGGAATCAGCACGAGCAGAAAACCAAGAAACACAAGCCGGAGAGTGTAACTGTAACTGCTGCTATTCCCATCTCGAGTGCAGTTGCAGCTGAGGTGGAAGAGCCATTTCACTCCTCGGCAAAACCTGCCTTGTTAACCGCCCCTTCTTTCCGCGGGGATAACTGGTCGACGTTGCCCCCAGACTCGAGGAATAAGCCGACTGACATCAATGAGCCTAGCTTGCATAAGGTGGTAACTTAGGGAGCTGTAACAACATTCTGGGAAGGAAGTCAAGGCTTGTTACCAGCTGCATTAGCAACAGACCTTGATTAATGAGTCTCACCtcaggcttttttttttttctttttctttttctttttcggGTTCGTGTAAACCTTGGTGGTGTCTGCATTAATTTCCTTATGATCTGTGTTGTAATTTGTTGAGATAGTCCATTAGATTGGCAACTCTGCTCTCACCAGTGCTGTAGAATGTTAAGATGTATGATTTAGGGCTGTTGAAGTTGAATTTCATCTCACATTTATAGATTCTGTTCCCCCTATCATCTTTTGGTCTAAGGTTAGAGCATCATCCATTTTCTTGTggtttttaggagtttttgtaagtgtgattaggaaagagaaaatgagaggagaggaaaaaaataaaacaaatatgattttaaaaaataataataataaagtaaagcTGTCAGGTGTGCCTGACGCGCTCTACGCGCACGTGTCTTGCGCACATCAGCTGCTGTTTGTGAATGTCAATAGTCAGATTTACATTTTACAGTGCTAAAAACCAACTTCTtgcatatgattttttttctctcacctCCACTTCACTTGGCACTGTTCTAAAAACTAGCAAAAAATCATTGATATGATTGCTCTTATGACATTATGATCAAACGCTTACTActacaccaaaagttatagttcATAGCGAAGAtgcaaatttatttctttatataccaTTATGCCATTACATTTTTGAGAGGTAGGATGTTGAACTTAACCTTCACTGGCTTCCCCCTAACAATCTTCCTAGTCACCAATTGCTGAACTTAACCCTTcaccggcctctgcccaacaatggCTCCAGTAAACTACTTAAACAAACGAAATGGACAAAATCAAAGTTTAGTTGGATTAGTCTCATCCCgagtgaaaaaaaatatgttgtcAATAAAGTCTGACAGAAAAATTGACTAAGAAGAAACAGAAAAGCTCTTCCCCAGTATGACAGGTATATCCATCAGACAACAGAAAAACAACAGaactattctcaaaaaaaaaaaaaaaaaaaaaaaaagaaagaagaaaaacaacagAACTGAGAATTTCCTTTGACACCATCTCACAATCATTTACCTCTGAATCACAAAATCTCGTACACTATGAAGGGAACTATAACGAGTGCTCATCGTATTCCAAAGCGCTAAATATCAACCTGCAAAAAGAAAACGAGTAAATGCTGGCTATTACAGCAGTCATGCACAAATACTAGATTAAAACAGGAGTGAGTGGTTTGGTTTAGCTCTCTATTTTCTACCCCTTACATGACTAAGGAGATGAAGACAAGAACAACGAGATACCCAAGTTTCCAAAGCCTCCGATTCTTCTCCCGATTCAGCTGATTAAAAATCTCGGTTACATCTATGAGGTGTTGTCGCTGCAGGTACCTAATACAACAAAAGAGCATTAGAATGTTGAGCTGAGTTCCTGTCATATTGTATGGAAGAAAGAGATTGGTTAAATAGTTTCATTAACATGGAGTATTCTAGCATAATCTGCAAATATATCTGTGGCTTCACACTAGCTTGGATTGACACTATTCCTTGGCCACATTTAAAAGGAAAGCCGAGTGAAGTGAACTTAAGATTTCATCAATTTCACTGAATATCAAAGCTCTAAGATGTTTAAAAGAGCCATCAACTGCAAAGAAAGATGATATTGGCATATTATAGCAGACAACGAGTAGCATACTACAAACTCCTCGAGAGAATGACAAGAAAGGGAAAACAGAAGGGGGCAACCCCACCTAAGTTGGTCAATCtattgacttggtaatcacaagattacaagttcgactcatTGGTTTGAGCTGGTTAGCTATGGGCAACCAGGACTTGTTTATCTCCTTGTGATTCTTTGCTGGCTAAGGCCACAAGGCGggatttacccagtgcacactcTCGGGTAAAAAAGAACAGGGAAACAGAATGTCAACTTCAAACAATGCAAGGCCAAAAAAGAGCATATGCAAGTTACCACTACAACATCTGACAAAGAGCGCCTACATTCATAACAGCACATAGATACAACAAGATATAACTTTCTATAAGAGGCTTTAGATAATCACAAAAGAGAAGTTCACACTACTATCAGAATCTTATTTCAGAACTTACAATTGCACATTGTGGTATAAATAAGGACCACAGAGAAGTGCCATAATCCAATGCCCTGTTCCAAGATAGAGTAAGCATAAAACTCCTTGCATAATGTACTCCGGAAGAACAACTTTATTTATCCTAGAGGCAGAGTCATAAGGATTGATATAGTCGCACTCTAGATCAGCCAAGCATGTAagctgagaaaaaaaaatgttaaaccATTAGGCTATGAATTAAAAGTACAACATAACTGAAAATgaaacatctttttttttttattattataatttttttgataacgAGGGAAACCTCACAATCCTTTTAAGCTTGTGACCCTAGttggcaaaggatcacaaggaagtACACATACATGATCAGCTCAAATCAAGGAAGCaaggattcgaactcgtgaccttgaaGTTGCGGTTACAAGTGTGAATCTCTTGCTATCTTAGTTGGGGTTACCCCAAACAtccaaacatctttttattaATGCTAGACAAAGATTGGATCAGGTGATTATGCAGTAGTTAACAGTGAGAATAATGAAGCCAATCTCCTGAAAcccaaatattttaaatttaattcaaataatttaaaatgaggATGGGAGTAAAGCATTATCCATTCAAAAGATGAATGATCAAATAATCTTTATCATCTTTAAATGCCTTTCTGTACGTGACAGACCACTCCAGAAAGCTGGCTGAACTTTCATATGCCCTAACAAATCCAGTGCAATAAAACAGGGAAAATGGTTCCAATTTAGCAAGAAATAGGAACGAATCCAGAACAAGAACAATGAAAGCGAGAAAACaggggaaaaaaaacaaaaaaagaatcgACCTGGTAAACAACCAAAATGGTAATAGCGAGGAGCGTGAAGAACACAAGCACCCATTCCCATACATCTGCCATTCGCTATGTTGACGGAGACGACGAAAGCTTAGGTGATTTTTGGGTTGAGCAGTGGGAAGTGTTACTGAtacattacaatttacaagCAAAAACAATGcgtgaatgaatgaatgaattggGATTAAAAGTAATCATTCTCTGGAGACGAAGGATATGAAGCCTGCACACGTACCAAATACCAAAGCCAAAGGGGCAGCATTTTTCCGATTTGTCTTGGtgaaataacaacaataatgagACATTTGGTTCGCAACAAGTTAGATTATCTTGGTAATGGGAATACATTATTACCTCTTTAAAGGCAATGTAATATTTTGGCAATctaagattttatttatttattttttttttttttttgtgttttgtttaaATTGTGGCAATATAATATGATTTGTAGGTTTAGATTGTGGAAACTTTTACGGTTtgtatattta includes:
- the LOC116000805 gene encoding protein cornichon homolog 4-like, with product MADVWEWVLVFFTLLAITILVVYQLTCLADLECDYINPYDSASRINKVVLPEYIMQGVLCLLYLGTGHWIMALLCGPYLYHNVQLYLQRQHLIDVTEIFNQLNREKNRRLWKLGYLVVLVFISLVMLIFSALEYDEHSL
- the LOC116000926 gene encoding AT-hook motif nuclear-localized protein 1-like — translated: MEGREGLSSSGVTVVGSDAPSNYHVAPRTTENPSQQVAGSAAPAVVVSPPPGMAAAGADATAGKKKRGRPRKYGPDGAVTMALSPKPISSAAPPPVIDFSAEKRGKVRPAGSVSKHKVDLDPSGEWVSCSVGANFTPHIITVNAGEDVTMKVISFSQQGPRAICILSANGVISSVTLRQPDSSGGTLTYEGRFEILSLTGSFMPSESGGIRNRSGGMSVSLASPDGRVVGGGVAGLLVAAGPVQIVVGSFLAGNQHEQKTKKHKPESVTVTAAIPISSAVAAEVEEPFHSSAKPALLTAPSFRGDNWSTLPPDSRNKPTDINEPSLHKVVT